A window from Solanum stenotomum isolate F172 chromosome 5, ASM1918654v1, whole genome shotgun sequence encodes these proteins:
- the LOC125866322 gene encoding probable protein phosphatase 2C 43, whose protein sequence is MVSWLDRTVAACCQPLGRYVGLSSGVLGGEDYPLLWYRDLEKHSCGEFSFAVVQANQVCEDYGHVEPGREGTFVGVYDGHGGLDASRFACDNLSRHLITLAREKGTIDEEVLNNAFAATEDGFLSIVEREFQVDPGIASTGCCCLVGVIWKRTLYVANLGDCRAVLGHTGRFNRIFAEQLTNDHNARIKEVRDELRALHPDDPNIVSCVRRTWRVKSIIQVTRAIGDAFLKKPEFALGAIPLRRPVLRADPSVCSRNLQPCDRFVIFASDGLWDLLSNEEAVQIVHTYPRQGIARRLVLSALNVAARARKLKYDDLMNYDKGVRRAFHDDITVVVIFIDHEMLNDELTVPGMSVRGFVDTHQPSDFNIEQEVATESELTETEPTETEPTETEPTETEPTETEPTETELTETV, encoded by the exons ATGGTTTCTTGGCTGGATAGGACTGTAGCAGCTTGTTGCCAACCTTTAGGTCGATATGTCGGTTTGAGCAGCGGTGTTCTGGGAGGTGAAGATTACCCACTGCTATGGTATAGAGACCTTGAGAAACATTCATGTGGGGAGTTCTCTTTTGCGGTGGTACAGGCGAATCAAGTATGTGAAGATTATGGCCACGTTGAACCAGGTCGTGAAGGTACCTTTGTTGGGGTTTATGATGGCCATGGTGGCCTTGATGCTTCAAGATTTGCCTGTGATAACCTTAGCCGGCATTTAATAA CGCTTGCTCGAGAAAAGGGTACAATAGATGAAGAAGTCCTTAATAATGCCTTCGCTGCAACTGAAGACGGCTTCCTTTCTATTGTGGAAAGGGAATTTCAAGTTGATCCAGGAATTGCGTCAACGGGGTGCTGCTGTCTGGTTGGTGTTATCTGGAAAAGGACATTATATGTTGCTAACCTGGGGGACTGTAGAGCAGTATTAGGTCATACAGGAAGATTCAATAGGATTTTTGCTGAGCAATTGACTAATGATCATAATGCCAGGATCAAGGAGGTCAGGGATGAACTGAGAGCTCTGCACCCAGACGATCCAAACATTGTGTCTTGTGTCAGAAGAACATGGCGTGTTAAAAGCATTATACAG GTAACTAGAGCAATTGGAGATGCATTTCTGAAGAAGCCAGAATTTGCTCTTGGTGCAATTCCTCTTAGACGGCCAGTACTAAGAGCTGATCCATCTGTCTGTTCAAGAAACTTACAACCATGCGATAGATTTGTTATATTTGCTTCTGATGGGCTGTGGGATCTCTTAAGCAATGAAGAGGCTGTACAAATTGTGCATACCTACCCTAGACAG GGCATAGCTAGAAGACTTGTTCTATCAGCCCTGAATGTGGCGGCACGTGCAAGAAAGTTGAAGTACGATGACCTTATGAATTATGACAAAGGTGTCAGGAGGGCCTTTCATGATGATATAACAGTCGTGGTCATCTTTATAGATCACGAGATGCTGAATGACGAATTAACTGTGCCTGGAATGTCAGTTCGAGGATTTGTAGACACTCATCAACCATCAGATTTCAATATTGAGCAAGAGGTTGCTACAGAGTCCGAACTCACAGAGACCGAGCCCACAGAGACCGAGCCCACAGAGACTGAACCCACAGAGACTGAACCCACAGAGACTGAACCCACAGAGACTGAACTCACAGAGACAGTATAA
- the LOC125866324 gene encoding probable protein phosphatase 2C 43: MVSWLDRTVAACCQPLGRNVGLSSGEDGVLRGEDYPLLWYRDLEKHSCGEFSFAVVQANQVCEDYGHVEPGREGTFVGVYDGHGGHDASRFACDNLSRHLIMLAQEKGTIDEEVLNNAFAATEDGFLSIVKREFHILDPAIASTGCCCLVGVIWKRTLYVANLGDCRAVLGHIGGFNRIFAEQLTNDHNARIKEVRDELRALHPDDPNIVSCVGRTWRFKGIIKVTRAIGDAFLKKPEFALGAIPLRRPVLRADPSVCSRNLQPCDRFVIFASDGLWDLLSNEEAVQIVHTYPRQGIARRLVLSALNVAARARKLKYDDLMNYDKGVRRAFHDDITVVVIFIDHEMLNDELTVPGMSVRGFVDTHRPSDFNIEQEVATEFELTETDPTETEPTETEPTETEPTETEPTETEPTETELTETV; encoded by the exons ATGGTTTCTTGGCTGGATAGGACTGTAGCAGCTTGTTGCCAACCTTTAGGTCGAAATGTCGGTTTGAGCAGCGGTGAAGATGGTGTTCTGAGAGGTGAAGATTACCCATTGCTATGGTATAGAGACCTTGAGAAACATTCATGTGGGGAGTTTTCTTTTGCTGTGGTACAGGCTAATCAAGTATGTGAAGATTATGGCCACGTTGAACCAGGTCGTGAAGGTACCTTTGTTGGGGTTTATGATGGCCATGGTGGCCATGATGCTTCAAGATTTGCCTGTGATAACCTTAGCCGGCATTTAATAA TGCTTGCTCAAGAAAAGGGAACAATAGATGAAGAAGTCCTTAATAATGCCTTTGCTGCAACTGAAGATGGCTTCCTTTCTATTGTGAAAAGGGAATTTCATATTCTTGATCCAGCAATTGCGTCAACGGGGTGCTGCTGTCTGGTTGGTGTTATCTGGAAAAGGACATTATATGTTGCTAACCTGGGGGACTGTAGAGCAGTATTAGGTCATATAGGAGGATTCAATAGGATTTTTGCTGAGCAATTGACTAATGATCATAATGCTAGGATCAAGGAGGTCAGGGATGAACTGAGGGCTCTGCACCCAGACGATCCAAACATTGTGTCTTGTGTCGGAAGAACATGGCGTTTTAAAGGCATTATAAAG GTAACTAGAGCAATTGGAGATGCATTTCTGAAGAAGCCAGAATTTGCTCTTGGTGCAATTCCTCTTAGGCGGCCAGTACTAAGAGCTGATCCATCTGTCTGTTCAAGAAACTTACAACCATGCGATAGATTTGTTATATTTGCTTCTGATGGGCTGTGGGATCTCTTAAGCAATGAAGAGGCTGTACAAATTGTGCATACCTACCCTAGACAG GGCATAGCTAGAAGACTTGTTCTATCAGCCCTGAATGTGGCGGCACGTGCAAGAAAGTTGAAGTACGATGACCTTATGAATTATGACAAAGGTGTCAGGAGGGCCTTTCATGATGATATAACAGTCGTGGTCATCTTTATAGATCACGAGATGCTGAATGACGAATTAACTGTGCCTGGAATGTCAGTTCGAGGATTTGTAGACACTCATCGACCATCAGATTTCAATATTGAGCAAGAGGTTGCTACAGAGTTCGAACTCACAGAGACCGACCCCACAGAGACTGAACCCACGGAGACTGAACCCACAGAGACTGAACCCACAGAGACCGAACCCACAGAGACCGAACCCACAGAGACTGAACTCACAGAGACAGTATAA
- the LOC125865349 gene encoding putative germin-like protein 2-3, whose product MANNIILMCLIFTLFCSGLAVEVGPLQDFCVADSTSMVMPSGLMCKNPLQVEANDFYYGGLNIPSNKTTPIGINMTLVNVDQLPGLNTLGISMARIDYALDGINPPHIHPRATEMLVLIEGSLHVGFVTSNPQNRLISRVIRTGDVFVFPAGLIHFQRNVGNRLAIALLSLSSQNPGLINIRDAEETLPESVKFK is encoded by the exons ATGGCAAATAATATCATCTTGATGTGCTTGATTTTCACCTTATTTTGTTCTGGTTTGGCAGTTGAAGTTGGCCCTTTGCAAGACTTTTGCGTTGCAGATAGTACTAGCATGG ttatGCCAAGTGGTCTGATGTGCAAGAATCCTTTGCAAGTAGAAGCCAATGATTTTTACTATGGTGGTTTAAATATACCAAGCAATAAAACAACTCCAATTGGTATCAATATGACTCTCGTCAATGTAGATCAACTACCAGGACTCAACACTCTTGGAATTTCAATGGCTCGAATCGACTATGCACTCGATGGAATTAACCCTCCACATATTCACCCTCGAGCCACTGAAATGCTTGTACTCATCGAAGGTTCATTACACGTTGGATTTGTCACCTCTAACCCTCAGAATCGATTAATTTCAAGAGTCATACGTACCGGGGACGTGTTTGTTTTCCCTGCAGGTCTCATTCACTTTCAGAGAAATGTTGGAAATAGACTTGCCATTGCACTTCTCTCATTGAGTAGCCAGAATCCAGGTTTAATAAACATTAGAGATGCAGAGGAGACCCTTCCAGAGTCGGTGAAGTTTAAATAG